In one Arthrobacter jinronghuae genomic region, the following are encoded:
- a CDS encoding MogA/MoaB family molybdenum cofactor biosynthesis protein gives MSTPSPRRTAGVLIASTRAAAGTYQDECGPLIADWLYALGYDIVLAEVVPDGVEVAASLQRILALEPSVLLTSGGTGLSPDDVTPESTEPLLDRHVPGVMEAIRAKGLASTPMAAISRGFAGTAGRTFVVNLPGSPGAVADGLAVLEPIIGHICAQLEGKREH, from the coding sequence GTGAGCACTCCGTCACCCCGCCGCACCGCAGGGGTCCTGATTGCCTCCACCCGCGCGGCGGCCGGGACCTACCAGGATGAATGCGGCCCGCTGATCGCCGACTGGCTCTACGCACTGGGCTATGACATTGTGCTGGCCGAAGTGGTGCCCGACGGCGTGGAGGTCGCCGCGTCGCTGCAGCGCATCCTCGCGCTGGAACCTTCGGTGCTGCTGACCAGCGGAGGCACCGGGCTCAGTCCGGACGACGTCACCCCCGAGTCCACCGAGCCCCTACTGGACCGCCACGTGCCCGGAGTCATGGAAGCCATCCGCGCCAAGGGGCTGGCCTCGACGCCGATGGCCGCCATCAGCCGCGGGTTCGCCGGCACCGCCGGCCGCACCTTCGTGGTCAACCTGCCCGGTTCCCCGGGAGCGGTGGCGGACGGACTTGCCGTACTGGAACCGATCATCGGCCACATCTGCGCCCAGCTGGAGGGAAAGCGTGAACACTAG
- a CDS encoding molybdopterin molybdotransferase MoeA: protein MSVEPAPQGVPARASAATAGPRTVAAHRQAVEDLLRTWFRDHPPAHETVALNAAAGRLLAAEVRAPGNLPPFTNSQMDGYAVRVADLAAGNQPADPGRVRLATAAPIPAGSAAPPLLPGTAAPVMTGAMLPEGADAVVPIEACTPDYFLPAGQAGSTVAVPADVSPGQFVRRAGSDIAAGTPALPAGAVLGALQLGLLAALGLDRVAVRARPRVLLLTTGDEVIEPGIPLGPGQIHDANTTLLRSSLQEAGAEVLRSRILADSPQEFTDRLRADVAADTPDLVLTSGGISKGAYEVVRQGLAAQDVAFLSVAMQPGGPQGIGTVDGVPFLGFPGNPVSSLVSFEMFLRPALSAVTGAPRPRAEVPARLTAPLGSPAGKHQVRRGRYTAGTVEPVGGPGSHLVHALASSNALISVPVGTEHLEAGAEVTVLLLE from the coding sequence ATGTCGGTAGAACCGGCTCCACAGGGTGTCCCGGCACGGGCATCCGCTGCTACTGCCGGACCCCGGACGGTGGCGGCACACCGGCAAGCCGTGGAGGACCTCCTGCGGACCTGGTTCCGGGACCATCCGCCCGCCCACGAGACCGTGGCGCTGAACGCCGCGGCCGGGCGGCTCCTTGCCGCCGAAGTGCGGGCACCGGGGAACCTGCCGCCCTTCACAAACTCGCAGATGGACGGTTACGCGGTCCGTGTTGCCGATCTGGCCGCCGGGAACCAGCCGGCCGATCCCGGCAGGGTCCGCCTGGCCACGGCCGCACCTATTCCGGCCGGCTCGGCAGCGCCGCCGCTGCTTCCCGGCACGGCCGCCCCCGTTATGACCGGTGCCATGCTGCCCGAGGGTGCCGACGCCGTCGTCCCGATCGAGGCATGCACCCCCGATTATTTCCTGCCCGCAGGACAGGCCGGCAGCACCGTGGCGGTCCCGGCGGATGTGTCCCCCGGGCAGTTCGTCCGCAGGGCGGGCAGCGATATTGCCGCCGGCACCCCGGCACTGCCCGCCGGAGCCGTGCTGGGTGCGCTGCAGCTGGGCCTGCTCGCGGCCCTCGGCCTGGACCGTGTAGCAGTCCGGGCCCGGCCGCGGGTGCTGCTGCTGACCACCGGGGACGAAGTCATTGAACCGGGCATACCGCTCGGGCCGGGCCAGATCCACGACGCCAACACCACCCTGCTCCGGAGCTCCTTGCAGGAGGCAGGCGCCGAGGTGCTCCGGTCCCGGATCCTGGCCGACTCCCCGCAGGAGTTCACCGACCGGCTCCGTGCCGACGTCGCCGCCGACACCCCGGACCTGGTCCTCACCTCGGGAGGCATCAGCAAGGGAGCCTACGAGGTGGTGCGCCAGGGCCTCGCTGCGCAGGACGTGGCGTTCCTGTCCGTGGCGATGCAGCCGGGCGGCCCGCAGGGCATCGGCACGGTGGACGGCGTCCCGTTCCTCGGGTTCCCCGGCAACCCGGTCAGCTCGCTGGTGTCCTTCGAGATGTTCCTGCGCCCGGCCCTGAGCGCCGTCACCGGTGCCCCGCGGCCCCGGGCGGAAGTGCCGGCCCGCCTCACCGCCCCGCTCGGCAGCCCGGCCGGCAAGCACCAGGTGCGCCGCGGCCGGTACACGGCCGGAACGGTGGAGCCGGTGGGCGGACCCGGGTCCCACCTGGTCCATGCCCTCGCCTCCTCCAACGCCCTGATCTCCGTCCCCGTGGGAACCGAGCACCTCGAGGCCGGCGCAGAAGTGACAGTATTGCTACTGGAATAA
- a CDS encoding molybdate ABC transporter permease subunit: protein MPLRTREFEAAPGSASAMSREARATTPAWLWLPAGIALLLCAGPVAALLLNVPWTSLPELLGSDAARTALGLSLATSAGSTLLCVLLGLPLAVLLSKLEGPWIQLMRGILLIPLVLSPVVSGIALLYFWGRQGIAGKLLGTVGLDVGYSPAAVVIVQVFVSLPFFVVASLNSLSAVDRDLEMAAATSGAGPTAILRHITLPLALPGIVAGTLLAFARSLGEYGATITFAGSIEGSTRTLPLQIELSLNSNQPQAALGICLMLIALYLLVLLLARIATGRLLPR from the coding sequence ATGCCCCTTAGGACGCGGGAATTCGAAGCGGCGCCCGGCTCGGCGTCCGCCATGAGCCGGGAGGCACGAGCCACGACGCCCGCCTGGCTGTGGCTGCCGGCCGGCATCGCCCTGCTCCTGTGCGCCGGACCCGTCGCGGCGCTGCTGCTCAACGTCCCCTGGACGTCGCTGCCGGAACTGCTCGGCTCCGACGCGGCCCGCACGGCATTGGGCCTCTCCCTTGCCACCTCGGCCGGCTCCACGCTTCTCTGCGTACTGCTGGGGTTGCCGCTGGCCGTGCTGCTCAGCAAACTGGAGGGCCCGTGGATCCAGTTGATGCGCGGAATCCTGCTGATCCCGCTGGTGCTCTCACCGGTTGTCTCCGGCATCGCCCTGCTGTATTTCTGGGGCCGGCAGGGGATTGCGGGAAAGCTGCTCGGCACCGTGGGACTGGACGTGGGGTACTCGCCGGCCGCCGTCGTTATTGTCCAGGTGTTTGTTTCCCTGCCCTTCTTCGTGGTCGCGTCGCTGAACAGCCTGTCCGCCGTGGACCGGGACCTGGAAATGGCCGCCGCCACGTCCGGGGCAGGTCCCACCGCGATCCTGCGCCACATCACCTTGCCCCTGGCGCTGCCAGGCATCGTGGCGGGCACGTTGCTGGCCTTCGCCCGGTCGCTGGGCGAATACGGGGCCACCATCACCTTCGCGGGGAGCATCGAGGGGAGCACCCGGACCCTGCCGCTGCAGATCGAACTGAGCCTGAACTCCAACCAGCCGCAGGCGGCCCTGGGCATCTGCCTGATGCTTATTGCCCTGTACCTGCTGGTGCTGCTGCTGGCCCGGATCGCCACCGGACGGCTGCTGCCGCGATGA
- a CDS encoding ribonuclease J — MSETPETAGPGLLTPPPLEAGTLRIVALGGLGEIGRNMAVFEIDGKLLIVDCGVLFPEETQPGVDLILPDFSYIEDRLDDVVGVVLTHGHEDHIGAVPYLLRLKNDIPLIGSQLTLALVEAKLQEHRIKPFSLTVTEGQIEQLGPFECEFVAVNHSIPDALAVFIRTEAGTVLHTGDFKMDQLPLDGRITDLRAFARLGEEGVDLFMADSTNADVPGFTTAEREIGPVLQELFGKVDKRIIVASFSSHIHRVQQVLDAAAAHNRFVCFVGRSMVRNMAIAEKLGYLHVPEGILVDLKNVDDLPDNKVVLMSTGSQGEPMAALSRMANGDHRIRIGKGDTVILASSLIPGNENAVFRVINGLMRLGADVVHKGNAKIHVSGHAAAGELLYCYNILRPKNAMPVHGETRHLIANGRLAAATGVPEQNIILADDGTVVDLRDGKARVVGEVECGFVYVDGSSVGAITDTDLKDRRILSEEGFISIISVVNRSTGTIVSGPEIHARGFAEGDAVFDEIIPKISAALEEAVRSNTDHTTYQLQQVVRRVVGTWVNRRLRRRPMIVPVVVEA; from the coding sequence ATGAGCGAAACCCCCGAAACCGCCGGACCCGGCCTGCTGACCCCGCCGCCGCTGGAGGCAGGAACCCTGAGGATCGTCGCGTTGGGCGGCCTCGGGGAAATCGGCCGGAACATGGCCGTCTTCGAAATCGACGGCAAGCTGCTCATCGTGGACTGCGGTGTCCTCTTCCCCGAGGAAACCCAGCCCGGCGTCGACCTCATCCTGCCGGACTTCTCCTACATCGAGGACCGCCTGGACGACGTGGTCGGCGTTGTGCTCACCCACGGACATGAGGACCACATCGGCGCGGTGCCGTACCTGCTGCGGTTGAAGAACGACATTCCGCTGATCGGCTCGCAGCTGACGCTGGCGCTGGTGGAGGCGAAGCTGCAGGAACACCGCATCAAGCCGTTCTCCCTGACCGTCACCGAGGGGCAGATCGAACAGCTCGGCCCGTTCGAGTGCGAATTCGTAGCGGTCAACCACTCCATCCCCGATGCGCTGGCCGTGTTCATCCGCACCGAAGCCGGCACCGTGCTGCACACCGGCGACTTCAAAATGGACCAGCTGCCCCTGGACGGCCGGATCACCGACCTGCGCGCCTTCGCCCGGCTGGGCGAAGAGGGCGTGGACCTGTTTATGGCCGACTCCACCAACGCCGACGTCCCCGGGTTCACCACCGCGGAACGCGAAATCGGCCCGGTGCTGCAGGAACTGTTCGGCAAGGTGGACAAGCGGATCATCGTCGCTTCCTTCTCCTCCCACATCCACCGCGTCCAGCAGGTCCTCGACGCCGCCGCCGCGCACAACCGGTTCGTCTGCTTCGTCGGCCGGTCCATGGTGCGCAACATGGCCATCGCCGAAAAGCTCGGCTACCTCCATGTACCCGAGGGCATCCTCGTGGACCTGAAGAACGTCGACGACCTGCCGGACAACAAGGTGGTGCTGATGTCCACCGGATCCCAGGGCGAGCCCATGGCGGCCCTGTCCCGGATGGCGAACGGCGACCACCGGATCCGCATCGGCAAGGGGGACACCGTCATCCTGGCCTCGTCGCTGATTCCCGGCAACGAAAACGCCGTGTTCCGGGTGATCAACGGACTCATGCGGCTGGGCGCCGACGTCGTACACAAGGGCAACGCGAAAATCCACGTCTCCGGGCACGCCGCCGCCGGGGAACTGCTCTACTGCTACAACATCCTGCGGCCGAAAAACGCCATGCCGGTGCACGGCGAGACGCGGCACCTCATCGCCAACGGCCGCCTGGCCGCCGCCACCGGTGTCCCCGAGCAGAACATCATCCTGGCCGACGACGGCACGGTGGTCGACCTTCGCGACGGCAAGGCCCGCGTGGTCGGGGAAGTGGAGTGCGGCTTCGTCTACGTGGACGGGTCCAGCGTCGGAGCGATCACCGACACCGATCTGAAGGACCGGCGGATCCTCAGCGAGGAAGGCTTCATCTCCATCATTTCCGTGGTGAACCGCAGCACCGGCACCATCGTCTCCGGCCCCGAGATCCACGCCCGCGGCTTTGCCGAGGGTGACGCGGTCTTCGACGAGATCATCCCCAAGATCAGTGCCGCCCTGGAAGAGGCGGTGCGCTCCAACACCGACCACACCACCTACCAGCTGCAGCAGGTGGTCCGGCGGGTCGTGGGCACGTGGGTCAACCGCCGCCTGCGGCGCCGTCCCATGATCGTGCCGGTAGTGGTCGAAGCCTAG
- the dapA gene encoding 4-hydroxy-tetrahydrodipicolinate synthase, whose amino-acid sequence MDFQNSTLPFGTLVTAMVTPFTEDGEVDFDATAYLANKLVEDGCDGLVVSGTTGETSTLEDSEKEDLFRVVAQTVGGRAKVIAGTGTNHTSHSVEMARRAERAGVDGQLVVTPYYNKPTQAGVIAHFDAVTAATDLPVMVYDIPGRAGIALSTSTIFRLAENPRILALKDAKGDFAGITRVLANTTLDVYAGDDGLTLPWMVAGAVGVVSVSAHVATAQFRALVDAAAAGDFATARRIHFELDPVVRAVMTHIPGTVSTKQILAMQKVIPTATVRLPLVAPDAVEMETILTDLAEAGMDFSRTEA is encoded by the coding sequence ATGGATTTCCAAAACAGCACGCTTCCTTTCGGCACCCTCGTCACCGCCATGGTGACCCCGTTTACCGAGGACGGCGAAGTGGACTTCGATGCCACTGCCTACCTCGCGAACAAGCTCGTCGAAGACGGCTGCGACGGTCTGGTGGTTTCCGGCACCACCGGTGAAACCTCCACGCTGGAAGACAGCGAGAAGGAAGACCTGTTCCGCGTGGTTGCCCAGACCGTCGGCGGCCGCGCCAAGGTCATTGCCGGCACCGGCACCAACCACACGTCCCACTCGGTGGAGATGGCCCGCCGTGCCGAGCGCGCCGGCGTTGATGGCCAGCTCGTGGTTACTCCGTATTACAACAAGCCCACGCAGGCGGGCGTGATCGCGCACTTCGACGCCGTCACCGCCGCCACCGACCTGCCGGTCATGGTGTACGACATTCCCGGCCGCGCCGGCATCGCCCTGAGCACCTCCACTATCTTCCGCCTGGCGGAGAACCCCCGGATCCTGGCCCTGAAGGACGCGAAAGGCGACTTCGCCGGCATCACCCGGGTCCTGGCCAACACCACCCTGGATGTATACGCGGGCGACGACGGCCTGACCCTGCCCTGGATGGTGGCCGGCGCCGTCGGCGTCGTCAGCGTGTCCGCGCACGTGGCCACCGCGCAGTTCCGCGCCCTGGTCGACGCCGCGGCAGCAGGGGACTTCGCCACCGCCCGCCGCATCCACTTCGAACTGGATCCGGTGGTCCGTGCCGTGATGACCCACATTCCCGGCACCGTTTCGACCAAGCAGATCCTGGCCATGCAGAAGGTTATTCCCACCGCAACCGTCCGGCTGCCGCTGGTGGCGCCCGACGCCGTCGAAATGGAAACCATCCTGACCGATCTGGCAGAAGCCGGCATGGACTTCTCCCGGACCGAGGCGTAA
- a CDS encoding molybdopterin-dependent oxidoreductase, whose product MSTRERRTRGSAAGPERANRRWSAAAGLVAAGLGVAAGELLAAIASPSLSPVSAVGSVVIDFVPGPVKDAAISLFGTADKAALLVGMGLVIALAAAAAGVLEVRRPPTGAAVLGLFGAAGLAAVLTRQQFSLLALLPPLAAGVVAVLVLRALTARIRNLAAAQTNDDAAVRRRTVITSVGGGAAVALLGAALAGIARGGQVGVTALRETVRLPVPSRRAAAIPAGAELAVDGLAPLVTPAADFYRIDTALRVPLIDPADWRLRVTGMVDREVELDYAELLAAPLQESYVTLACVSNEVGGNLIGNARWLGMPVREVLARAGVQPGADMVLSTSRDGWSASTPLEALTDDRDALLAVGMNGEPLPLEHGFPVRLVVPGLYGYVSATKWVTELRVTRFADETAYWTERGWGESGPVKLASRIDVPGRAPVSAGTVTVAGVAWAQHTGISAVQVRVDDGGWQDAELAPGISADTWRQYRIAVELAPGGHDTAVRAVDANGVRQAEEKRPVLPDGATGLHTIRVTVR is encoded by the coding sequence ATGAGCACCCGTGAACGGCGCACCCGGGGCTCCGCCGCAGGTCCGGAGCGGGCCAACCGGCGGTGGTCGGCGGCCGCGGGACTGGTCGCCGCCGGACTGGGCGTGGCCGCCGGTGAGCTGCTCGCCGCCATCGCCAGCCCGTCGCTTTCCCCGGTGTCCGCCGTCGGATCGGTGGTCATCGACTTCGTTCCCGGCCCGGTCAAAGACGCCGCAATCAGCCTCTTCGGGACGGCGGACAAGGCCGCGCTGCTGGTGGGCATGGGTCTGGTCATCGCCCTTGCCGCCGCCGCAGCGGGTGTCCTGGAGGTGCGCCGTCCGCCTACGGGTGCGGCGGTCCTGGGCCTCTTCGGGGCAGCCGGCCTGGCCGCCGTCCTTACCCGGCAGCAGTTTTCGCTGCTGGCCCTGCTGCCGCCGCTGGCCGCCGGCGTCGTCGCCGTCCTGGTCCTGCGGGCGCTTACGGCGCGGATCCGGAACCTGGCCGCGGCGCAGACGAACGACGACGCCGCGGTGCGCCGCCGTACCGTAATAACCTCGGTGGGCGGGGGAGCGGCGGTGGCCCTGCTCGGTGCCGCGCTGGCCGGCATAGCCCGCGGGGGACAGGTGGGCGTCACGGCCCTGCGCGAAACGGTCCGGCTGCCGGTACCGTCCCGGCGTGCGGCAGCAATACCCGCCGGGGCCGAGCTCGCCGTCGACGGCCTGGCGCCGCTGGTGACACCCGCTGCCGATTTTTACCGGATCGACACGGCCCTGAGGGTGCCGCTGATCGACCCGGCGGATTGGCGGCTGCGGGTCACCGGCATGGTGGACCGCGAAGTGGAACTGGACTACGCGGAACTCCTCGCTGCGCCGCTGCAGGAAAGCTACGTCACCCTCGCCTGCGTTTCCAACGAGGTGGGCGGAAACCTGATCGGCAACGCCCGGTGGCTGGGAATGCCCGTCAGAGAGGTGCTGGCCCGGGCAGGCGTGCAGCCGGGCGCGGACATGGTGCTCTCCACAAGCCGGGACGGGTGGAGCGCTTCCACCCCCTTGGAAGCACTGACGGATGACCGGGATGCGCTGCTGGCCGTGGGCATGAACGGGGAACCGCTGCCGCTGGAACACGGTTTCCCCGTCCGGCTGGTCGTACCCGGACTGTACGGATACGTGTCCGCCACCAAGTGGGTCACCGAGCTGCGGGTCACCCGGTTCGCGGACGAAACGGCTTACTGGACGGAACGCGGCTGGGGCGAGAGCGGCCCGGTCAAGCTCGCCTCCCGCATCGACGTTCCCGGCCGTGCACCGGTCTCCGCCGGCACGGTCACCGTGGCCGGCGTGGCGTGGGCGCAGCACACCGGCATCAGCGCCGTGCAGGTCCGCGTGGACGACGGCGGCTGGCAGGACGCGGAGCTGGCTCCCGGGATCTCCGCGGACACGTGGCGGCAGTACCGGATCGCAGTGGAGCTGGCACCGGGCGGGCATGACACCGCGGTCCGGGCCGTGGATGCAAACGGCGTGCGGCAGGCGGAAGAAAAACGGCCCGTGCTTCCTGACGGAGCCACCGGCCTGCATACAATTCGGGTGACGGTGCGCTGA
- a CDS encoding molybdenum cofactor biosynthesis protein MoaE, producing the protein MNTSEVVHATVSAEPLSSAEAEHGAWSPDCGAVVLFSGIVRNHDDGKSVTALAYSAHPTAQSVLGEVAARIAAKYDGVRIWVAHRTGDLEIGDAALVAAVASAHRGTAFAACSELVDTVKANVPIWKEQGFTDGSTEWVGVSDRP; encoded by the coding sequence GTGAACACTAGCGAAGTTGTCCATGCCACGGTTTCCGCGGAGCCGCTGAGCAGCGCCGAGGCCGAACACGGCGCATGGTCGCCGGACTGCGGCGCGGTGGTCCTCTTCAGCGGCATCGTCCGCAACCACGACGACGGCAAGTCCGTCACCGCCCTCGCCTACAGCGCCCACCCCACGGCACAGTCCGTGCTGGGCGAGGTGGCCGCCCGAATCGCGGCGAAGTATGACGGCGTCCGGATCTGGGTGGCCCACCGCACCGGAGACCTGGAGATCGGCGACGCCGCCCTGGTGGCGGCCGTCGCCTCGGCCCACCGGGGCACCGCGTTTGCGGCCTGCTCCGAGCTCGTGGACACGGTCAAAGCGAACGTGCCCATCTGGAAGGAGCAGGGCTTCACGGACGGCAGCACCGAGTGGGTGGGCGTCAGCGACCGGCCCTGA
- the dapB gene encoding 4-hydroxy-tetrahydrodipicolinate reductase: MSEKLAVAVLGAAGRMGSEAVAAVEAAEDMELVAALGRTDPLETLVSAGARYVVDLTVPDSTEANVRFAVEHGMHAVVGTTGWDAERLGRLADLLETSPGTGVLIAPNFALGSVLASAFAAKAARYFESVELIELHHPDKVDAPSGTAVRTAQLIAAARAEAGVAPSPDATTKALPGARGAEVDGVHVHSVRLRGLVAHQEVLLGGPGEQLTIRHDSFDRASFMPGVLLGLRQVAGHPGLTVGLDGYLNLND; encoded by the coding sequence ATGAGCGAAAAACTTGCCGTAGCGGTCCTCGGGGCCGCAGGCCGCATGGGGTCCGAGGCCGTTGCCGCCGTCGAGGCCGCCGAAGACATGGAACTGGTGGCAGCGCTGGGCCGTACCGACCCGCTGGAAACCCTCGTCTCGGCCGGTGCCCGGTACGTGGTGGACCTGACCGTGCCGGACAGCACCGAGGCCAACGTCCGCTTCGCCGTCGAACACGGCATGCACGCCGTCGTCGGCACCACCGGATGGGATGCCGAACGGCTGGGCCGCCTGGCGGACCTGCTGGAAACGTCCCCCGGAACCGGTGTGCTCATCGCTCCGAACTTCGCCCTTGGCTCGGTGCTGGCCTCGGCCTTCGCTGCCAAGGCCGCCCGCTACTTCGAATCGGTGGAACTGATTGAGCTGCACCACCCGGACAAGGTGGACGCCCCCTCGGGAACGGCCGTACGCACCGCCCAGCTGATCGCCGCCGCACGCGCCGAGGCCGGCGTGGCTCCCTCTCCGGATGCCACCACCAAGGCGCTGCCGGGAGCGCGCGGCGCGGAGGTGGACGGGGTGCACGTGCATTCGGTGCGGCTGCGCGGGCTGGTGGCCCACCAGGAAGTGCTCCTGGGCGGTCCCGGCGAGCAGCTGACCATCCGGCATGATTCCTTCGACCGCGCCTCCTTCATGCCCGGTGTCCTGCTGGGCCTGCGGCAGGTCGCCGGCCATCCCGGACTGACCGTCGGACTTGACGGCTACCTCAACCTGAACGACTAA
- a CDS encoding heparan-alpha-glucosaminide N-acetyltransferase domain-containing protein: MNQRRLTGIDAARGIALLGMIATHVLPLYNQETGDPSLTGLVFSGRSSALFAVVAGVGLALLTGGSEPHEAKAVNRDRRGIAVRALIIALVGLILGGLETTIAVILFHYAVLFLLALPFLGMPLRRLAVWAGAWLLLSPVLAYVVRDWLIRNLSPSDINGNITWEAFLSPAALAADVFVTGFYPVLQWLSYILLGLVIGRLALTSLPVQVGLLTGGVFAAVTAKLISNYLLGELGGFDVLRATESGQQWPLARMLEVNLSSVEQTGSWWWLALSGPHSNTSLDMLHTAGAAAAVLGVCLLLTRARPLLLLPLSAAGAMTLTLYSLHVWIMTMVDQQSPPLEPMPVYWIQVAILVVLAVLFQRIDARGPLELVTSGASRLARGKGGRTSAPARQKR; encoded by the coding sequence ATGAACCAACGCCGCCTGACCGGCATCGATGCTGCCCGCGGAATCGCCCTGCTGGGCATGATCGCCACGCACGTGCTGCCGCTCTACAACCAGGAAACCGGCGATCCCAGCCTGACCGGGCTGGTGTTCTCCGGACGTTCCTCGGCCTTGTTCGCGGTGGTTGCCGGCGTCGGGCTGGCGCTGCTGACCGGCGGCAGCGAACCCCATGAGGCGAAGGCCGTGAACCGGGACCGGCGCGGAATTGCGGTGCGGGCACTGATCATCGCCCTGGTCGGCCTGATCCTTGGCGGACTCGAAACCACCATCGCCGTCATCCTCTTCCATTACGCCGTCCTGTTCCTGCTGGCGCTGCCGTTCCTGGGCATGCCGCTGCGCCGGCTGGCCGTCTGGGCCGGGGCCTGGCTGCTGCTGTCCCCGGTGCTTGCCTACGTGGTGCGGGACTGGCTGATCCGGAACCTGTCGCCGTCGGACATCAATGGGAACATCACCTGGGAGGCGTTCCTCTCCCCCGCCGCGCTGGCAGCGGACGTTTTCGTCACGGGGTTCTATCCGGTGCTGCAGTGGCTGAGCTATATCCTGCTGGGGCTGGTGATCGGGCGCCTGGCCCTGACCAGCCTGCCGGTGCAGGTGGGACTGCTCACGGGCGGGGTGTTTGCCGCCGTGACCGCCAAGTTGATCTCCAATTACCTGCTTGGTGAGCTGGGCGGTTTTGATGTCCTCCGGGCCACGGAGTCCGGGCAGCAGTGGCCGCTGGCACGGATGTTGGAGGTCAATCTCAGTTCGGTGGAGCAGACCGGTTCCTGGTGGTGGCTCGCCCTGTCGGGACCGCACTCCAACACCAGCCTGGACATGCTGCACACCGCCGGCGCTGCCGCCGCCGTGCTGGGCGTCTGCCTGCTGCTGACACGTGCCCGGCCGCTCCTCCTGCTGCCCCTGTCCGCGGCAGGCGCCATGACCCTCACCCTTTACAGCCTGCACGTGTGGATAATGACCATGGTGGACCAGCAAAGCCCGCCCCTGGAACCGATGCCGGTGTACTGGATCCAAGTGGCGATCCTGGTGGTGCTGGCCGTACTGTTCCAGCGCATCGACGCACGCGGTCCGCTGGAACTGGTCACCTCGGGTGCCTCCCGGCTGGCCCGCGGCAAGGGCGGCCGGACCTCGGCCCCGGCCCGGCAGAAGCGCTAG
- the moaC gene encoding cyclic pyranopterin monophosphate synthase MoaC, protein MVDVSAKTETTRQATAQAVLRSTVEVVRLIADGGLPKGDALAVARVAGIMAAKQTSNLIPLCHPLPLTKVTIDFTPREGDVVVEATVKTKALTGVEMEALTAASVAALTLYDMIKAVDKHARITDIMVLAKSGGKSGDWAL, encoded by the coding sequence ATGGTGGACGTATCCGCCAAGACCGAAACCACGCGCCAGGCAACGGCGCAGGCAGTGCTGCGCAGCACCGTCGAAGTGGTTCGCCTGATCGCCGACGGCGGGCTGCCGAAGGGGGACGCACTCGCCGTGGCCCGGGTTGCCGGCATCATGGCCGCCAAGCAGACGTCCAACCTCATCCCGCTGTGCCATCCGCTGCCCCTGACGAAGGTCACCATTGACTTCACCCCGCGGGAGGGCGACGTCGTCGTGGAAGCCACCGTGAAGACCAAGGCACTCACCGGCGTCGAAATGGAGGCGCTGACCGCCGCCTCCGTGGCCGCGCTGACGCTGTACGACATGATCAAGGCCGTGGACAAACATGCCCGCATCACCGACATCATGGTGCTCGCCAAGTCCGGCGGCAAAAGCGGAGACTGGGCGTTGTGA